One Mangifera indica cultivar Alphonso chromosome 4, CATAS_Mindica_2.1, whole genome shotgun sequence genomic region harbors:
- the LOC123213363 gene encoding protein DETOXIFICATION 46, chloroplastic-like has translation MQIKALSRSSQTPLHSPLLKPLNKPPSSLSLPFLFKPPAPYKSLRISTPNTHGRLALITSCVSSSQELVDEEPELDVVEGGSSNGAVGLSNKEKEVEVEAVGSKREELAGKSIWTQMKEILMFSGPATGLWICAPLMSLISTAVVGQKSSTELAALGPGTVFCDNMNLLFMFLSIATSNMVATSLAKGDKKDVQHQISILLFIGLTCGVLMLLFTQFLGSWALTGFAGPKNAHLVPVASKYVQIRGLSWPAVLYGLVAQSASLGMKDSMGPLKALVVATSVNGIGHLILCSLLGYGITGAAWATMTSQVISAYMMIQALNKKGYNPFAISIPSPNEFLQIFAIAAPVFVSMFSKVAFYSLITYFATAMGTFTVAAHQVMIQTYGMFVVWGEPLSQTAQSFMPEILYGVNQSLDKARTLIKSLMIIGAILGVMIGAVGSFIPLFLPNMFTSDLMIIKEMHKVLILFFFALAVTPCTLSVEGTLLAGRDLKFMSLSMSGCFSVGALVLLLVNKGGLGLPGCWSALVAFQWGRFFVALWRLLSPNGMLHSQGPSKYELGKLKAA, from the exons ATGCAAATCAAGGCACTAAGTCGCTCTTCGCAAACTCCTCTACACAGCCCGCTTCTCAAACCTCTCAATAAACCTCCATCTTCATTATCATTGCCGTTTCTTTTCAAACCCCCAGCACCTTATAAAAGTTTGCGCATTTCAACACCAAATACTCATGGAAGACTTGCTTTAATAACTTCATGCGTGAGCTCGAGCCAAGAACTCGTAGATGAAGAGCCGGAGCTGGACGTTGTTGAAGGAGGTAGCAGTAATGGAGCTGTGGGATTGTCTAATAAAGAGAAGGAAGTGGAAGTTGAAGCTGTTGGATCAAAGAGAGAAGAATTGGCGGGAAAGAGTATCTGGACTCAAATGAAGGAGATTCTCATGTTTTCAGGGCCCGCTACGGGGCTTTGGATCTGTGCGCCGTTGATGAGTCTTATATCCACGGCCGTTGTTGGTCAAAAAAGCTCAACTGAGCTCGCTGCTTTAG GTCCCGGGACTGTATTTTGCGATAATATGAATCTTTTGTTCATGTTCCTTTCAATCGCTACTTCGAATATGGTTGCAACTTCACTTGCCAAGGGg GATAAAAAGGATGTGCAGCATCAAATATCTATATTGCTCTTTATTGGGCTAACTTGTGGGGTCTTGATGCTTTTGTTTACCCAATTCCTTGGTTCATGGGCATTAACTG GTTTTGCTGGACCAAAGAATGCGCATCTTGTACCTGTAGCTAGCAAATATGTTCag ATTAGAGGCCTATCATGGCCTGCTGTTCTTTATGGACTGGTTGCTCAAAGTGCAAG TCTTGGCATGAAGGACTCGATGGGACCTTTGAAGGCTTTGGTGGTTGCCACTTCTGTAAATGGCATTGGTCATCTAATCTTGTGCAGTTTGTTAGGCTATGGTATTACTGGGGCAGCATGGGCAACTATGACATCGCAG GTTATTTCAGCTTATATGATGATCCAAGCTCTAAACAAGAAAGGATACAACCCTTTTGCCATCTCTATTCCATCACCAAATGAATTTCTCCAAATATTTGCAATTGCTGCCCCAGTTTTTGTATCAATGTTCTCAAAG GTGGCTTTCTACTCTCTCATTACTTACTTTGCCACAGCTATGGGCACATTTACGGTCGCTGCTCATCAG GTCATGATTCAAACCTATGGCATGTTTGTCGTATGGGGCGAGCCGCTCTCTCAAACAGCGCAATCATTTATGCCAGAGATCCTTTATGGAGTTAACCAAAGTTTGGACAAG GCTCGAACACTCATAAAGTCACTCATGATTATTGGAGCTATACTTGGAGTGATGATTGGCGCTGTTGGTTCATTTATCCCTTTGTTCCTCCCAAATATGTTTACATCTGATCTTATGATCATAAAAGAG ATGCACAAAGTGTTGATTCTCTTCTTTTTTGCATTAGCCGTGACACCCTGCACTCTTAGTGTTGAGGGAACTTTGCTG GCTGGACGCGATCTTAAATTTATGAGCTTATCAATGAGCGGATGCTTTTCTGTGGGGGCTCTTGTATTGTTG CTTGTGAACAAAGGAGGACTTGGTTTGCCAGGCTGCTGGTCTGCACTAGTAGCATTTCAATGG GGTCGATTCTTTGTGGCTCTCTGGCGCCTGCTGTCTCCAAATGGCATGCTTCACTCCCAAGGTCCAAGCAAGTATGAACTGGGAAAGTTGAAAGCAGCTTAA
- the LOC123213366 gene encoding protein DETOXIFICATION 46, chloroplastic-like, with protein MQIKTLANPLRGFSRSFVIFNKTPPLSCSHASLSPPSLRFCNPKIQHKLFRTFCISPSEKLIKNEYTIESIDSNSLSENEEKEEEEVKQDMEGKREGLENRSIWNQMKDIVMFTGPATGLWICGPLMSLIDTAVIGQGSSIELAALGPGTVICDYLTYVFMFLSIATSNMVATSLAKREKEAGQHQISVLLFVGLASGILMFMFTRFLGSWALTAFTGPTNVHIVPAANTYVQIRGFAWPAVLVGLVAQSASLGMKDSWGPLKALATASVINGIGDVVLCSFLGYGIAGAAWATMVSQVVAAYMMIKSLNKKGYNAFAFAIPSLNELVTILGLAGPVFVTMVAKVAFYSLIIYFATSLGTNTMAAHQVMIQTYCMCTVWGEPLSQTAQSFMPELIYGVNRSLVKAKMLLKSLIIIGSTLGLILGTIGTFVPWLFPNVFTRDQSVVQEMHKVLIPYFLALVVTPSTHSLEGTLMAGRDLKFLSLSMSGCFTLGALVLLLVSSREYGLPGCWCALVGFQWARFLLSLWRLLSPDGILFCEDMSQYKVQKHKAA; from the exons atgcaaatcaaaacccttgctaaCCCTTTACGTGGATTCTCTCGATCTTTTGTCATCTTTAACAAAACCCCACCTCTCTCTTGCTCTCACGCCTCTCTTTCACCCCCAAGTTTGCGTTTTTGTAATCCAAAGATTCAGCACAAACTATTTAGAACTTTTTGCATTAGTCCTAGCGAAAAACTGattaaaaatgagtatacaATCGAATCTATTGATTCAAATTCTTTGtctgaaaatgaagaaaaagaggaagaagaagtgAAACAAGATATGGAGGGTAAAAGAGAAGGGTTGGAGAATCGAAGTATATGGAATCAAATGAAGGATATTGTGATGTTTACAGGACCTGCAACGGGGCTTTGGATATGTGGGCCATTAATGAGTCTCATTGACACTGCTGTTATCGGTCAAGGAAGCTCCATTGAGCTTGCTGCTTTAG GGCCGGGAACTGTGATTTGCGATTACTTGACTTACGTGTTCATGTTCCTTTCAATTGCTACATCAAATATGGTCGCCACTTCCCTTGCCAAACGG GAGAAAGAAGCTGGACAGCATCAAATATCTGTCTTGCTCTTTGTTGGCTTGGCTTCTGGCATCTTGATGTTCATGTTTACAAGATTCCTTGGTTCATGGGCACTAACTG CTTTTACTGGACCTACAAATGTGCATATTGTACCGGCAGCAAATACATATGTTCAG ATTCGGGGCTTTGCATGGCCAGCTGTTCTTGTTGGGTTGGTTGCTCAAAGTGCAAG TCTTGGGATGAAAGATTCTTGGGGTCCTTTGAAAGCGTTGGCAACTGCTAGTGTCATCAATGGTATTGGTGATGTAGTTCTCTGTAGCTTTTTAGGCTATGGCATTGCTGGTGCAGCATGGGCAACAATGGTGTCACAG GTTGTTGCAGCTTATATGATGATTAAATCTCTAAATAAGAAAGGATACAATGCTTTTGCCTTTGCTATTCCATCCCTCAATGAACTTGTGACAATACTTGGGCTTGCTGGTCCTGTGTTTGTAACTATGGTGGCGAAG GTGGCTTTTTACTCTCTCATCATATATTTTGCTACATCTTTGGGCACAAACACAATGGCTGCTCATCAG GTCATGATTCAAACATACTGCATGTGCACAGTATGGGGTGAGCCTCTTTCTCAAACTGCACAGTCATTTATGCCTGAGTTGATATATGGAGTTAATCGAAGTCTAGTAAAG GCTAAAATGCTGCTGAAGTCACTTATTATCATCGGGTCAACACTTGGTTTGATATTAGGGACCATTGGAACTTTTGTTCCTTGGTTGTTCCCTAATGTTTTTACGCGTGATCAGAGTGTCGTACAAGAG ATGCACAAAGTTCTGATACCGTACTTTCTTGCACTAGTTGTGACGCCCAGCACTCATAGCCTTGAAGGGACATTGATG GCAGGACGAGACCTTAAGTTTCTTAGTTTGTCAATGAGCGGATGTTTTACTTTGGGTGCTCTTGTACTGTTG CTCGTGAGCAGTAGAGAATATGGCTTGCCAGGCTGCTGGTGTGCTCTTGTAGGCTTTCAATGG GCTCGATTTCTCCTTTCTCTCTGGCGCCTTCTTTCCCCTGATGGCATACTATTCTGTGAAGATATGAGCCAGTATAAAGTGCAGAAGCACAAAGCTGCTTAG
- the LOC123213364 gene encoding protein DETOXIFICATION 46, chloroplastic-like isoform X2, with amino-acid sequence MQVKTPVHHFVSLPTTHLKLLSQSLTSLNESSLHFQPSFLPSRVYIFTPKQPHSRFITPCIDSRQELVDVNEERPRESGGNNTPVSSSKEEEEVVVAKTDGLAKQSLWNQIKEIIMFTGPATGIWICGPLMSLIDTAVIGQGSTLELAALGPRTVLCDNISYIFMFLSISTSNMVATSLTKQVKNVVQHQISILLFVGLACGFLMILFTKFFGLQALTAFAGPKNAHILPAANTYVQIRGLAWPAVLIGWVAQSASLGMKDSWGPLKALAASSAVNAIGDVVLCTFLGYGIAGAAWATMVSQVVAGYMMIMSLNKKGYNGFALSVPSPSDLLEILGLAAPVFVMMMSKVAFYTLITYFATSMGTLTLAAHQVMVQTFLMCSVWGEPLSQTAQSYMPEFLYGITRNLAKARILLKSLVIIGGILGLFLAIVGTSVPLFFPNFFTSDQMIITEMHRVLVPYFLALSVTPCILSLEGTLLAGRDLKFVSLSMCGCFSLGALALLVPKGTVCLAAGTY; translated from the exons ATGCAAGTCAAAACTCCAGTTCACCACTTTGTTTCTCTACCAACCACCCACTTGAAACTGCTCTCTCAATCTTTAACCTCCTTAAACGAATCATCTCTTCATTTTCAGCCCTCTTTTTTACCTTCAAGAGTATACATTTTTACACCGAAACAACCACACAGTAGATTTATAACACCTTGCATTGACTCGAGACAGGAACTTGTTGATGTTAATGAAGAACGTCCAAGAGAAAGTGGTGGCAATAACACACCTGTTTCTTCGtcaaaagaagaagaggaagtaGTGGTGGCGAAGACAGATGGATTGGCAAAACAGAGTTTATGGAATCAAATAAAAGAGATCATCATGTTTACAGGACCCGCCACTGGTATTTGGATTTGTGGGCCATTGATGAGTCTCATTGACACTGCTGTTATTGGTCAGGGAAGCACTCTTGAGCTTGCTGCTTTGG GTCCTAGAACTGTTTTGTGTGATAATATTAGCTACATATTCATGTTTCTTTCCATTTCAACTTCGAATATGGTGGCCACTTCGCTCACCAAACAGG TTAAAAATGTAGTGCAGCATCAAATATCTATCTTGCTGTTTGTTGGCTTGGCTTGTGGCTTCTTAATGATTCTGTTTACCAAATTCTTTGGTTTACAGGCATTAACTG CTTTTGCAGGACCAAAGAATGCACATATTTTACCTGCAGCAAACACATATGTTCAG ATTCGAGGCTTAGCATGGCCAGCAGTTCTTATTGGTTGGGTTGCTCAAAGTGCAAG TCTTGGCATGAAAGATTCCTGGGGACCTTTGAAGGCTTTGGCAGCTTCCAGCGCTGTAAATGCAATTGGTGATGTAGTTTTATGCACCTTCCTGGGCTATGGTATAGCTGGTGCTGCATGGGCAACAATGGTGTCCCAA GTTGTTGCCGGTTATATGATGATTATGTCTCTAAACAAGAAAGGATACAATGGATTTGCACTCTCTGTTCCATCACCCAGTGACCTTCTGGAGATACTTGGCCTTGCTGCTCCAGTATTTGTAATGATGATGTCAAAG GTGGCCTTTTACACTCTCATTACGTATTTCGCTACATCGATGGGAACACTCACCTTGGCTGCTCATCAA GTCATGGTTCAAACATTCCTAATGTGTTCAGTGTGGGGTGAGCCTCTCTCTCAGACTGCACAGTCATATATGCCAGAGTTTTTGTATGGAATAACTCGGAATTTGGCGAAG GCTCGGATACTGCTAAAGTCACTTGTAATCATCGGAGGTATACTGGGATTGTTTTTAGCAATTGTTGGAACATCTGTACCCTTGTTTTTCCCCAATTTTTTTACATCTGATCAGATGATCATAACAGAA ATGCACAGAGTGCTGGTGCCATACTTTCTTGCCTTATCAGTGACACCCTGCATTCTTAGCCTTGAGGGGACATTGCTG GCAGGACGAGATCTTAAATTTGTTAGCTTATCAATGTGTGGATGTTTCTCGTTGGGTGCTCTTGCATTGTTG GTACCAAAGGGTACGGTTTGCCTGGCTGCTGGTACGTACTAG
- the LOC123213364 gene encoding protein DETOXIFICATION 46, chloroplastic-like isoform X3 produces the protein MQVKTPVHHFVSLPTTHLKLLSQSLTSLNESSLHFQPSFLPSRVYIFTPKQPHSRFITPCIDSRQELVDVNEERPRESGGNNTPVSSSKEEEEVVVAKTDGLAKQSLWNQIKEIIMFTGPATGIWICGPLMSLIDTAVIGQGSTLELAALGPRTVLCDNISYIFMFLSISTSNMVATSLTKQVKNVVQHQISILLFVGLACGFLMILFTKFFGLQALTAFAGPKNAHILPAANTYVQIRGLAWPAVLIGWVAQSASLGMKDSWGPLKALAASSAVNAIGDVVLCTFLGYGIAGAAWATMVSQVVAGYMMIMSLNKKGYNGFALSVPSPSDLLEILGLAAPVFVMMMSKVAFYTLITYFATSMGTLTLAAHQVMVQTFLMCSVWGEPLSQTAQSYMPEFLYGITRNLAKMHRVLVPYFLALSVTPCILSLEGTLLAGRDLKFVSLSMCGCFSLGALALLFVGTKGYGLPGCWYVLVGFQWARCFLALQRLLAPTGILFSENLSQHNTEMLKAA, from the exons ATGCAAGTCAAAACTCCAGTTCACCACTTTGTTTCTCTACCAACCACCCACTTGAAACTGCTCTCTCAATCTTTAACCTCCTTAAACGAATCATCTCTTCATTTTCAGCCCTCTTTTTTACCTTCAAGAGTATACATTTTTACACCGAAACAACCACACAGTAGATTTATAACACCTTGCATTGACTCGAGACAGGAACTTGTTGATGTTAATGAAGAACGTCCAAGAGAAAGTGGTGGCAATAACACACCTGTTTCTTCGtcaaaagaagaagaggaagtaGTGGTGGCGAAGACAGATGGATTGGCAAAACAGAGTTTATGGAATCAAATAAAAGAGATCATCATGTTTACAGGACCCGCCACTGGTATTTGGATTTGTGGGCCATTGATGAGTCTCATTGACACTGCTGTTATTGGTCAGGGAAGCACTCTTGAGCTTGCTGCTTTGG GTCCTAGAACTGTTTTGTGTGATAATATTAGCTACATATTCATGTTTCTTTCCATTTCAACTTCGAATATGGTGGCCACTTCGCTCACCAAACAGG TTAAAAATGTAGTGCAGCATCAAATATCTATCTTGCTGTTTGTTGGCTTGGCTTGTGGCTTCTTAATGATTCTGTTTACCAAATTCTTTGGTTTACAGGCATTAACTG CTTTTGCAGGACCAAAGAATGCACATATTTTACCTGCAGCAAACACATATGTTCAG ATTCGAGGCTTAGCATGGCCAGCAGTTCTTATTGGTTGGGTTGCTCAAAGTGCAAG TCTTGGCATGAAAGATTCCTGGGGACCTTTGAAGGCTTTGGCAGCTTCCAGCGCTGTAAATGCAATTGGTGATGTAGTTTTATGCACCTTCCTGGGCTATGGTATAGCTGGTGCTGCATGGGCAACAATGGTGTCCCAA GTTGTTGCCGGTTATATGATGATTATGTCTCTAAACAAGAAAGGATACAATGGATTTGCACTCTCTGTTCCATCACCCAGTGACCTTCTGGAGATACTTGGCCTTGCTGCTCCAGTATTTGTAATGATGATGTCAAAG GTGGCCTTTTACACTCTCATTACGTATTTCGCTACATCGATGGGAACACTCACCTTGGCTGCTCATCAA GTCATGGTTCAAACATTCCTAATGTGTTCAGTGTGGGGTGAGCCTCTCTCTCAGACTGCACAGTCATATATGCCAGAGTTTTTGTATGGAATAACTCGGAATTTGGCGAAG ATGCACAGAGTGCTGGTGCCATACTTTCTTGCCTTATCAGTGACACCCTGCATTCTTAGCCTTGAGGGGACATTGCTG GCAGGACGAGATCTTAAATTTGTTAGCTTATCAATGTGTGGATGTTTCTCGTTGGGTGCTCTTGCATTGTTG TTTGTAGGTACCAAAGGGTACGGTTTGCCTGGCTGCTGGTACGTACTAGTAGGATTCCAATGG GCTCGGTGTTTCCTCGCTCTCCAACGCCTTCTTGCGCCCACTGGCATACttttctctgaaaatttaaGCCAGCATAATACGGAGATGCTGAAAGCTGCTTAG
- the LOC123213364 gene encoding protein DETOXIFICATION 46, chloroplastic-like isoform X1, with translation MQVKTPVHHFVSLPTTHLKLLSQSLTSLNESSLHFQPSFLPSRVYIFTPKQPHSRFITPCIDSRQELVDVNEERPRESGGNNTPVSSSKEEEEVVVAKTDGLAKQSLWNQIKEIIMFTGPATGIWICGPLMSLIDTAVIGQGSTLELAALGPRTVLCDNISYIFMFLSISTSNMVATSLTKQVKNVVQHQISILLFVGLACGFLMILFTKFFGLQALTAFAGPKNAHILPAANTYVQIRGLAWPAVLIGWVAQSASLGMKDSWGPLKALAASSAVNAIGDVVLCTFLGYGIAGAAWATMVSQVVAGYMMIMSLNKKGYNGFALSVPSPSDLLEILGLAAPVFVMMMSKVAFYTLITYFATSMGTLTLAAHQVMVQTFLMCSVWGEPLSQTAQSYMPEFLYGITRNLAKARILLKSLVIIGGILGLFLAIVGTSVPLFFPNFFTSDQMIITEMHRVLVPYFLALSVTPCILSLEGTLLAGRDLKFVSLSMCGCFSLGALALLFVGTKGYGLPGCWYVLVGFQWARCFLALQRLLAPTGILFSENLSQHNTEMLKAA, from the exons ATGCAAGTCAAAACTCCAGTTCACCACTTTGTTTCTCTACCAACCACCCACTTGAAACTGCTCTCTCAATCTTTAACCTCCTTAAACGAATCATCTCTTCATTTTCAGCCCTCTTTTTTACCTTCAAGAGTATACATTTTTACACCGAAACAACCACACAGTAGATTTATAACACCTTGCATTGACTCGAGACAGGAACTTGTTGATGTTAATGAAGAACGTCCAAGAGAAAGTGGTGGCAATAACACACCTGTTTCTTCGtcaaaagaagaagaggaagtaGTGGTGGCGAAGACAGATGGATTGGCAAAACAGAGTTTATGGAATCAAATAAAAGAGATCATCATGTTTACAGGACCCGCCACTGGTATTTGGATTTGTGGGCCATTGATGAGTCTCATTGACACTGCTGTTATTGGTCAGGGAAGCACTCTTGAGCTTGCTGCTTTGG GTCCTAGAACTGTTTTGTGTGATAATATTAGCTACATATTCATGTTTCTTTCCATTTCAACTTCGAATATGGTGGCCACTTCGCTCACCAAACAGG TTAAAAATGTAGTGCAGCATCAAATATCTATCTTGCTGTTTGTTGGCTTGGCTTGTGGCTTCTTAATGATTCTGTTTACCAAATTCTTTGGTTTACAGGCATTAACTG CTTTTGCAGGACCAAAGAATGCACATATTTTACCTGCAGCAAACACATATGTTCAG ATTCGAGGCTTAGCATGGCCAGCAGTTCTTATTGGTTGGGTTGCTCAAAGTGCAAG TCTTGGCATGAAAGATTCCTGGGGACCTTTGAAGGCTTTGGCAGCTTCCAGCGCTGTAAATGCAATTGGTGATGTAGTTTTATGCACCTTCCTGGGCTATGGTATAGCTGGTGCTGCATGGGCAACAATGGTGTCCCAA GTTGTTGCCGGTTATATGATGATTATGTCTCTAAACAAGAAAGGATACAATGGATTTGCACTCTCTGTTCCATCACCCAGTGACCTTCTGGAGATACTTGGCCTTGCTGCTCCAGTATTTGTAATGATGATGTCAAAG GTGGCCTTTTACACTCTCATTACGTATTTCGCTACATCGATGGGAACACTCACCTTGGCTGCTCATCAA GTCATGGTTCAAACATTCCTAATGTGTTCAGTGTGGGGTGAGCCTCTCTCTCAGACTGCACAGTCATATATGCCAGAGTTTTTGTATGGAATAACTCGGAATTTGGCGAAG GCTCGGATACTGCTAAAGTCACTTGTAATCATCGGAGGTATACTGGGATTGTTTTTAGCAATTGTTGGAACATCTGTACCCTTGTTTTTCCCCAATTTTTTTACATCTGATCAGATGATCATAACAGAA ATGCACAGAGTGCTGGTGCCATACTTTCTTGCCTTATCAGTGACACCCTGCATTCTTAGCCTTGAGGGGACATTGCTG GCAGGACGAGATCTTAAATTTGTTAGCTTATCAATGTGTGGATGTTTCTCGTTGGGTGCTCTTGCATTGTTG TTTGTAGGTACCAAAGGGTACGGTTTGCCTGGCTGCTGGTACGTACTAGTAGGATTCCAATGG GCTCGGTGTTTCCTCGCTCTCCAACGCCTTCTTGCGCCCACTGGCATACttttctctgaaaatttaaGCCAGCATAATACGGAGATGCTGAAAGCTGCTTAG
- the LOC123213364 gene encoding protein DETOXIFICATION 46, chloroplastic-like isoform X4 codes for MILFTKFFGLQALTAFAGPKNAHILPAANTYVQIRGLAWPAVLIGWVAQSASLGMKDSWGPLKALAASSAVNAIGDVVLCTFLGYGIAGAAWATMVSQVVAGYMMIMSLNKKGYNGFALSVPSPSDLLEILGLAAPVFVMMMSKVAFYTLITYFATSMGTLTLAAHQVMVQTFLMCSVWGEPLSQTAQSYMPEFLYGITRNLAKARILLKSLVIIGGILGLFLAIVGTSVPLFFPNFFTSDQMIITEMHRVLVPYFLALSVTPCILSLEGTLLAGRDLKFVSLSMCGCFSLGALALLFVGTKGYGLPGCWYVLVGFQWARCFLALQRLLAPTGILFSENLSQHNTEMLKAA; via the exons ATGATTCTGTTTACCAAATTCTTTGGTTTACAGGCATTAACTG CTTTTGCAGGACCAAAGAATGCACATATTTTACCTGCAGCAAACACATATGTTCAG ATTCGAGGCTTAGCATGGCCAGCAGTTCTTATTGGTTGGGTTGCTCAAAGTGCAAG TCTTGGCATGAAAGATTCCTGGGGACCTTTGAAGGCTTTGGCAGCTTCCAGCGCTGTAAATGCAATTGGTGATGTAGTTTTATGCACCTTCCTGGGCTATGGTATAGCTGGTGCTGCATGGGCAACAATGGTGTCCCAA GTTGTTGCCGGTTATATGATGATTATGTCTCTAAACAAGAAAGGATACAATGGATTTGCACTCTCTGTTCCATCACCCAGTGACCTTCTGGAGATACTTGGCCTTGCTGCTCCAGTATTTGTAATGATGATGTCAAAG GTGGCCTTTTACACTCTCATTACGTATTTCGCTACATCGATGGGAACACTCACCTTGGCTGCTCATCAA GTCATGGTTCAAACATTCCTAATGTGTTCAGTGTGGGGTGAGCCTCTCTCTCAGACTGCACAGTCATATATGCCAGAGTTTTTGTATGGAATAACTCGGAATTTGGCGAAG GCTCGGATACTGCTAAAGTCACTTGTAATCATCGGAGGTATACTGGGATTGTTTTTAGCAATTGTTGGAACATCTGTACCCTTGTTTTTCCCCAATTTTTTTACATCTGATCAGATGATCATAACAGAA ATGCACAGAGTGCTGGTGCCATACTTTCTTGCCTTATCAGTGACACCCTGCATTCTTAGCCTTGAGGGGACATTGCTG GCAGGACGAGATCTTAAATTTGTTAGCTTATCAATGTGTGGATGTTTCTCGTTGGGTGCTCTTGCATTGTTG TTTGTAGGTACCAAAGGGTACGGTTTGCCTGGCTGCTGGTACGTACTAGTAGGATTCCAATGG GCTCGGTGTTTCCTCGCTCTCCAACGCCTTCTTGCGCCCACTGGCATACttttctctgaaaatttaaGCCAGCATAATACGGAGATGCTGAAAGCTGCTTAG
- the LOC123213367 gene encoding uncharacterized protein LOC123213367, translating into MATTLSFLLRPLCISTNSSILSKFPLRRTTQLSFVTSPLHSSRSLSFYLTPIRAFTPTISLPQLQEEEEQDQDIAYEIEESEAEHEYEMAETVGSEESKSFDSGRRLKLPTLTVKEKKELASYAHSLGKKLTCQIVGKSGVTENVVSSFIENLESNELLKIKILGTCPGDLEDVVKQLEAATGSVVVGQIGRTVIIYRPSLTKLKLEEKKRQARKIYVRRESRIKPTLPNVPVRRLSRHGRRGSSRFNP; encoded by the exons ATGGCAACGACGCTCAGTTTCTTGCTGAGGCCTTTGTGCATCTCCACAAACTCTTCAATCCTTTCAAAGTTTCCCCTTCGCCGAACTACCCAACTCTCTTTTGTCACCTCTCCTCTCCACTCCTCTCGCTCTCTCTCCTTTTATCTCACGCCTATTAGAGCCTTTACTCCAACCATTTCCTTGCCACAACtacaagaggaagaagaacaagaCCAGGATATTGCTTATGAAATTGAGGAATCTGAAGCTGAGCATGAATATGAAATGGCAGAGACCGTTGGAAGTGAGGAAAGTAAGAGTTTTGATAGTGGAAGGCGGCTCAAGTTACCGACTTTGACagtgaaggaaaagaaagagttGGCGTCTTATGCGCACAGTTTGGGGAAGAAGTTGACCTGTCAAATTGTGGGCAAGAGTGGTGTTACTGAAAATGTAGTGTCCTCTTTCATTGAGAATCTTGAATCCAACGAGCTTTTGAAG attaaaattcTGGGAACTTGTCCTGGGGACCTTGAAGATGTGGTGAAGCAGTTGGAGGCAGCAACTGGTTCTGTGGTGGTTGGTCAAATTGGTCGGACTGTCATTATATATAGGCCAAGCCTCACCAAATTGAAGTTagaggagaagaagagacaaGCTCGTAAAATTTATGTGAGAAGAGAGTCAAGAATTAAGCCTACATTACCA AATGTACCAGTGCGACGACTTTCTAGACATGGACGTCGGGGAAGCAGCCGTTTTAATCCTTAA